TTCGAATGTCGAGCTTGATGTGAACCAGACCGACGCCAGCCCCATCACGCTGTACGACGGTCCCGTGGAGAGCATGTTGAACAGCCCGCTGGGGACTCTTCCGGCAGTCACCCGTCTCTATGGACGGGTCTGGACAGGAGGCCCACAGGTCGTCATCCGGTATTACGAGTTGCATCCACCGGACGAAGAGCCGGTTCCGATTTGCGCCGTGGCTCGGCTCGCACGCGGTCAACTCAGAAAGAAACCCGAGTCCAAGCCAGGAACGGCCATTCTCGAATTCTCCAGCGCTGGGCTCTACATCGTGAACTCGTTCCGGTGAACCACCGCGCGCGCTGAGCCGACATGGGAAGTGTCACTGAGCGGAAGGGCAACGCGCTGCGCCTGGTCGACGTCCACAGCTACCGCGCTCAGGGCAGGGTGGCCGTGGAGGTGAAACTGGAGAATCCCGGTACGGCCGCCCTGGACGGCGGTGGGCGCGGTGCTGCGCGGGCCCAAGGGCGAGGTGGTGAAGCCTCTGCCCCTCTGGCAGCCGGAGCCCGTGCCTCCGCGAGAAGTGATGGCCGACGAGCAGGATAAGTGGCGCCGTGTGGTGGTGGCCAACCCTTTACGTCCTCCACTTCTCTCCCTATCCATTGGTTTGACGACCGCACCCGGCTTCCGTGTACTCCCGGAAACAACCCGCGCCAGCCCTCGCGGTTGGCAGCAAGAGGTGCGGCATGTTTCCCCGTCGGAAGAGTCCCCGCTCCGTGGGCCCGCTGCCGCCCCGCTGCTGGATGCTGCCCGTGCTTTTACTGCTCGCGGCATGTGCCACGGGCCACCCGCCGGGCGGCATGCTGATGGGGAGCAGGCGCCCCTTGTCGCGCACGCCCCCAGCGGCACCCAGACAGGCGTCCTTCGCGCAGGCGGGTGTGGGCCTGGAGGGAGCGGTG
This is a stretch of genomic DNA from Archangium violaceum. It encodes these proteins:
- a CDS encoding serine/threonine protein kinase, whose amino-acid sequence is MVPVRSLLAASVLLLCVSSSCTTTGGVSLRPDGSPGPEACPEKALEAMHRLGLSVGDASNVELDVNQTDASPITLYDGPVESMLNSPLGTLPAVTRLYGRVWTGGPQVVIRYYELHPPDEEPVPICAVARLARGQLRKKPESKPGTAILEFSSAGLYIVNSFR